In Pristis pectinata isolate sPriPec2 chromosome 26, sPriPec2.1.pri, whole genome shotgun sequence, the genomic stretch AGATTCAGTGGCATTATACCAGAAACTTACACCAGATATTTacttaattttactttttttatgaACTTTCTAACTGGacacagtgcagaggaggttcaccaggatgtcgccaggattggaggactttagttatggggagagattggagaggctgggcttgttttccctggagcgaaggaggctgaggggtgagctgatagaaTTATACAAGAGTCTGAGAGGAAGAGagagtagatggtcaaaatctttttcctctgttAAGGGTATCAaaaggtttaggatgagaggaaggagtttgaagGGATCTGAGAGATaagtttttattacacagagagtgtttgatatctggaatgtgctgctagagcagatggtgggatcagatacaatcgCTACGTTTATGAGGCACTTAGACACTAACTTAAATAGTCAAGGCACAGAGGAACACAgccctaatgcgggcaaatgggattagtgtagatgggcagaagggttggcacggacatggtgggccaaagggcccgtttctatgctgtacaactctatgactataaccaAGTTACCTCCAATATTGTTGAACCTTCAGAGACCTGCTGTGACCTTTGGCACACAGTCACTCCCACCTCCGCCTCACTTCCTGGAGAGACCCATTCCCATCAGAGTCAAAGATCCTCAAACTTAGAGTCATTAATGGGAAATTCTGAAGAAACATCCCCCGAGTGAGAATGTGAAAGTGGATTGTGGTTGAGATGCATCTGGGAGGAGGTTGAGTGTTCATGGTCAAAGAAAGCAAGAGGTGGAACACATTGACAGGCAGAAAAGGATTGGGAGGAGACTCGTGTAGAGCAAATACACCAGaatggattagatgggccaaatTGGCTGCTTGCTTCTGGCATCTAATTCTTTGTAAATCGTCAACAAAGTGTGAATGCGATAAAAGGTCCAGGCAAAACACTAAATATTCTGTAGAACTCTGTGGAATATGAATGAAGGGTGTTTGCGAGGAGGTATCCTAGACGTAGAGAGATCTGTGATGCCTCATGGGCTTTAGTTGTGGGCAATTAAGTAACTCTACAAGAGGAAATCAAAGTCaacgtcaaagtcaagtttactgtcatatgtacacgtgtgcacaggtgcaatgaaaaacttacttgcagcagcatcacaggcacatggcgtcagataagcagcattcacaagaaaaacataaacataaattatacacaaaattttacaagaaagaaacacaattagaataaaagaacacaaagtccatttcagtgcaaagtgatcagagtggtcatggtgttgctaaactgcagtgattagggttgtgccggttggttcaagaaccaaatggttgaagggaagtagctgttcctgaacctggtggtgtgggacttcaggcttccgtacctcctgcccgatgggagctgcgagaagatggcacggcccggatggtggggatctttgatgatggatgttgccttgttgaggcagtgcctcctgtagatactattatAATCAACTGTAGTGTTTTTTTCACATACTGAATTGAAAATGTAAAGATACATTCAAGAAACCTGCTAGGGAGTCCTTGGAACTTCATTACACCTCTGCTATGAACATCGGTACCCCTGAAATGAGTTGTTCAGATGTAGATGTGTTTATGTGGGTTCTGAACATGCAAGAAGGAACATCTTAATCTGAACTTGTTTGATACTTCACACCAAAGTTTTAGCAAATCAGCTCAGTCGATGCATTGTATGTAACACTtttttatatgtatatatatcAGATTAACAAACCAGCAAAGCAGAATGCATATATCAGCCCCATACCAATTCCAACTTCTGCAAGAACAGTGCCGAAAGATACTTTATGTACAGTCTCAGGATGGGGAGTCACCACTGTTTACAGTTACAGCCTATCAGACGTGCTCATGGCTGTTCAGGTTCCGATCATTTCTCATTATAAGTGCAATGGACCTTCCTCCTACAATGGAAGAGTGAATCATTACATGATCTGTGCAGGGCACCACAAAGGAGGCAAGGATTCTTGTCAGGTATGTAATATCCATGTTTCTACATGTATGACctaattattgtcacttttcaCCATGAAATCTAATCTGCATTGTTTGTAGAATGTTTCACATTGAGGTGCACTTTGATAGGAAGAGCTGCCATGTGAGATTGTGCAGCAGTCAGAGAGGAACAGCTTGCTTCTGGGTATTTAGCACACAGATACAGACCAAAGCAAGCTACAGTTTGAATGCTCCTTGCAAATCTCTAATAAGGAATGCTTCCCGCTACAGTTTAACAGTTATTCTCTGCATTAGGTTGCTCGACCATGGAATGTTCCAGTTAACGAGCACAAGGGGGAGATAGGGGGAGACAACTTTGATGGCAACTTCTGGTTCAATACCTAACCAATACACATGCTATTTGTGTTCTTGGACATAAGGCTGCTGCATCGATAAATAAATCACACAGGAAGTGTTGGCACCTttggaagaaaaaggaagatgcAAAATCTTCTCAAATATCACCTAATGTAAAATTAATTTGGCTCAGACTTTGATGTAGCAATGTGCGCAGATGAGGGGTGTTTAATATTAATGGATTGATTCCCAAACGCTTAGAAAAATTTCAAGACTTTTCATCTGAACCAATCTTCTCTTAACAGATacattttgatgttttttttaattttagattttcagcatttatcttttaattccagtttatttgcagccacttcaattctacagaGATTAAAATTGCAGGGCCAATGTCTTAAAAAATAGAAATGGTTTCAACTATCTTCCTCCAGCTCTGCTTCCGTTGAAGACGGTATTTAGTCATTATTCCCGATATAAGATCCCAAGGGGCCTGTGTCAAGAATATAATGAAGATTCTCGATACCTTCTCAAGTGGATTCTGATTCTCTCCCACATTTCCTTGCAGGGTGATTCTGGAGGGCCGTTGATCTGTGATGGAGTAATTCAAGGAATTGTCTCTTGGGGGATCAGCTGTGCACACTACAAATACCCAGGCGTTTACACAAATGTAGCCAAGTATATAAAgtggattaaaaacaaaataagaagATTTTGAGTACAGCCAGCCACTCATCATTCCTGGTTACTTGTGAAAATACATTAGCTGCCATCCAGTTAATATTTTGCTTATGTTAGTcctgaaaaccaaaacaaaagtTACCAAAATTGCCTTTTGTTTTAGGGCCAATCAATGCGACACTCAGTTATATACACATTTTAAATCACTTTTAATTGAATGTGCAACTAACAATTTGCCTCTAATTATAATCTTTAAGTTGAACAGAATTGACACCCATGGAGTTAATTGTTAATAAGAGGAATCGCGTGCTGAGGAATTTATGGAACTTTCACTTGCTGGAGTCAATTCAAATGAATCTCTTCTTGAAAGATTTGTTCTTTTATAGAGGAAGGAGCTGGTTAATATTTTTAACGTGAAACAGTTGTACACAGCATGGGCTTGTTCTTTGCCACACAATTGCTTTCTGCCTTCAGTGGCTGTGACTCCTCCAGAACTCTTCCATTGCTGTTCACTAATATGGGTTTGAACGGGCTCCCACTGTTGCTCTTTAATTACCTTCTGTCCAATCCCCACCAATTTTACTTGCTGCTTCCTTTTCTTCTGGCCAATGAACGTACTGACGGTGCTCACTGAACACCTCTGCCAGATCCCAGTTTTTGAACGCCGTTGGCCAACAGTTAGCCTTTCACTCTTTATTATCCAATAATTCACTGTCCATTTCCACATAGaattgtatagcatggaaaccagccatttgtcccaactcatccacgccaaccagtgggcaccttcCTGTATCACTCACCACttggtctatacccctccatgCTTCAgccattcaagtgctcgtctaaacacttcctaaatgctgtcagtgacccagctgcaaccactctctcaggcagagcattccaggtactcaccactctctgggtgaggaaggtctccctcaggtccccctcaggtcccctcttaatctcttccccctcaccctaaatctatgtcctctagttttatctacctctaataaggggaaaagtttcctgtcgTCTGTTATAATATATAGTGTTATATACCTCACTCATGTCCCCTCTTACCCTCCTCCGCTGCAGGGAGAACAGGTCtatcttctccagtctctcctcataactgaactgctccatcccagacaacatcctggtgaatctcctctgcaccgtctccagcactgtcacatccttcctaaggcaTGGTCACCACCACTGCATGTAGTTctccagctgaagtctgaccaaggtttttataaagttggagcataacctcctattctgcattcagtgccccaactaatgaaggccagtatccgtAATGCCTTCCTAACCGTgttatctacttgtattgccacctGTAAAGATCTATCACTCCGAGGTCCCTTGGTTCCTcatactccctaagaccctacgATTCACGGGgtatgtcccagcctcattagGACACCCACCTGTCTGACATTAGTTTTGGACCAGGCTTTGCCTACTGAACGGTCATTTATGTAGGCATATTAATAAATAGAGACAACGCCAAGAATTAAAAAAACAGACTGCCTTCACAATGCATCAGatacaaccaaaactgcacatcaaATTCAGTTATTAAAAATCTGAACCCAATTACACTAATATTAATAACTCAGCCCTGTTCCCTTCTTCCCAAATCAGCCTCATCCCTATAAttagccagagagggtgcagaaaagattcaccaggatgttgctgggagtggagggtttgagttataaggagaggctggataggctgagactgatTTCTCTGGATCGAAGGAGGttcataacatcatgaggggcatagataaggtggatggtcacaatctttttctcagggtggagaGTCTAAGACGACGAGGACacgggtttaaggcgagaggagaaagatttaaaggggacctgaggaacaaGTCCCTCAATcccatggaacaagctgctagaggaagtgcagACGGGGggacaattatgtttaaaagacatttagacgggtacatggacaggaaagttcaaagggatatgagccaaatgtgggaaaatgggactagctcaagtggacaacttggttggcaaggatgagttgggccgaagggcctgtttccatgctgtataactcctatGATTTCCTCTGATTCTAATTACTCGTTCCACTGCACCAGCTAAGGATAACATATATTCTACTCATGGTCACTGAAAAGACAAGATCATTTCAGAGGTCTGGAACTCTTGTGGCTGTCTGCAGGTTTTGTGAGAGGCGAACCACCGTCTGATTGGTCAACAATGGAGTTACTGGTCATCTTTCAACCTGTGGAACACAACAACATCCTCCCCAGGGAAGGGAGTTAAACGTTCCCTCTGTGCTTGTTCTCAATGCCCTCTCCTGCAGCCATTTAAAATGAAGCACGGGGATTTGTAACGAACACATGAAGCAGAGGGTTCTCAACTTTGAGACACTGGAGACCAACACAGAGGAAGCCTGGGATAAAGCAACTGTGTGAATAACGAgaggagtcatagaatcacagagatacagcagggaaacaggccttacagcccaccgagtccgtgctgaccagcaGCCACCCACTGATATAGAGTGAACAGCCATCTGAAAGAGCAGTGCTACTGAAGTGAAGATCAGCAGGAAAGTATTCCTACCGGTCATCGAGGACTAAGTACAGGAAATGTAGAGGTGAAATAGCACACCGCAAACGGTGAAATCCGGGTGAACATTCATTATTAGAAATGCAAAGTAGGCTCATCAACATCATGAtcaagattagccatgatcgaatggcagagcagagataaatgggccaaatggcttaattctgctcctgtgtctcatGTTCTTATCAACAGAAGAAACAAagcttaaaataataaatatgattcttcATTAGAACAGGCAGAATATGGGTTAATTCTGCAATAATCAGTGGTGTCGGGATGGGAAAGAAGAAGACTGGTTTTGATTCATTGACAGCGAAGGTCCTGTGCGTTctctcttcaccaccttgtccatgcccggGGACCCTGGAGCAGAATATGACATCCACTGGTGCGGTGACCACTGTGAAGGGCTGGGACTGATGGGCATAGTAGACATGGGTGAAATATTATTTGATAAgctttctgcatttatttttctgtctgtTATACCTCATGACACAGGAGGCAgttataagaacatgagaaacagagGCAGTGGGCCAAGTAGTCCTCTTGAGCCTGATCTGCCAATCAATGAGATCGTGCTCATCCTTGGCCTTTGCTCCTGCTCAGTCCTCATTTGCGTTGTTAGTAATTCACTCCAAAGATAATCAATTTTacccttgaatgtactcagtgactgagaatccacagccctttgaggcagagaattccaaagattccactGCTccaagtgaaggaatttctcctcgtCTCACTGCTGTCACTGACCTTTGGGCGTATTTGTCAGCCCCTGCTCTTTACTCCGCTGGGAGTGAGGAATCGTGAGTGAGGTTACAGTTCACTAGACTGAACAGTGCTGCACACGTCATGGTCTGAGATGGAGATAATGGTGAGCTCACAGCAACGATCTCTGTAAACTGGAAGGATGGACAACAGTGAGCAGTGAAGACGGATGCAGCAGATGGAGGGAAGGTGGTGTTGGTTTTGGGATCAGGATGTACGTGGTGCAAATACCACAAGGTAACATAAGAGCAGAAAGTGACTGGTTATGAAATAGGACGACAAGTGAGGAGGAGAGATGTGACAGAAGAGACAGGACATTATCTGTCCCACAACAACAACATGGCAACTTATGTCCAAGCCTTGCACTCAAGGTTCCCCCAAAATTCAAATAAATACACTCAAAGCACACACCCACTAATTAAACTCCAAATTTCCATACATAACCTGTCCATAATCCGTCGAGCTCACTAACTCTGCTAAGAACTAATTGCTGTGGTTCAGAATTGAAGTGCATGCTTTAAAATTGCTGACAGTGACATTTTATTAAAACCAAAAGTGTTTGTGTTGTATGGAAATTATTGGGCTTATTCAATGGCTAGCTCTCCCTGTCAGAAATGGTAAATCAGGGATGAGTGGTTGGGAGAAGTTTTTAAATCATTCATTTCAGAGGATTTTCTTTTCCAAGTTGCTCCCTGATAGTACAGGATGATAGAATCTCTCCTTTTGGAGCTGATTTTGAAATAACGGTTTAAACCAGAGCTGTCGACAATACATCCTGCAAGGGATTTGTCTCTTTGACTAATCTACAGCTCCCTATATTTTCCCATCCCGGCTCGTGGACTGATCCCTGTGCAGGGTTGACTGAGTAACATTCCCCGGACAGTTGTAGCTCTACAGCAGAAGGAGGACAACTCCCAACATTCGTACAGCCTTATTAAAACTGAGATGATTTCACTCAATTATTAAGCCATTTCTCGAGCGTGGCAACTGCTTTGTTCCAATTGGCTTGACTGAGATTGGGAAATAACTGTCTCAGGAGCTAGGAGCACAGACTAACG encodes the following:
- the LOC127583246 gene encoding trypsin I-P1-like, with translation MGVEEQTQGLAQDRIIGGSEVVPHSLPYQASLQIRSVHYCSGSLINPSWILSAAHCVKPPYLITVVLGEHRLSKSDGNEQYYKVAKLIMFPYYQPATFKHDIMLLKINKPAKQNAYISPIPIPTSARTVPKDTLCTVSGWGVTTVYSYSLSDVLMAVQVPIISHYKCNGPSSYNGRVNHYMICAGHHKGGKDSCQGDSGGPLICDGVIQGIVSWGISCAHYKYPGVYTNVAKYIKWIKNKIRRF